The following coding sequences lie in one Armatimonadota bacterium genomic window:
- a CDS encoding proteasome accessory factor PafA2 family protein, producing MDRRPGDRIFGIETEFGCLVEDPGTRPERVVEDLKNHIFLELNLGAIDLHARDEVFEPMASGGFMLNGSRLYVDAVGSHLEYATAECRQLDDLVLNDRAGQRVIVRAIEGLGLSDQVRIYNNSIDHFGGHTFGCHENYFVEMSESFFAEDVNALFAFLVTRQLFAGVGRVGGHVLIEGGEPSTRQLNQNPIDYIWVSQIYHAYPDDEVNFQLSQRADHILRTVASRVRFNRALINPKWEHFYAHGGMNRLHLLFGEANQSTYAYKLKVGTTSLVLQLLEDGELIGEPELHQPLIALRDISRDEDYKWRVTTEDGVETSALDIQYRLLEKAQGYAGNSKDIDWILREWSAVLDALKSDPMSLGDRLDWVAKKQMVESFIADGGAEWGADVLHSLDLEYHNINPSQSLFYALPDDLPLRQLDEVATIEAMTEPPKDTRACGRGKLVAKAVERGLGSPYLFDWSSAVLGRNEFYEMPDPFHPYAEVGQGWIVDGSR from the coding sequence ATGGATCGACGACCTGGGGATCGCATATTTGGCATCGAAACAGAATTCGGGTGCTTAGTAGAGGATCCCGGCACACGCCCGGAACGGGTTGTCGAGGATCTGAAGAACCACATCTTCCTGGAGCTGAACCTGGGGGCGATCGATTTGCATGCCCGGGACGAGGTGTTTGAACCCATGGCGAGCGGAGGGTTCATGCTGAACGGCTCCCGGCTTTACGTCGATGCCGTAGGCTCCCATTTGGAATACGCAACGGCCGAATGCCGGCAATTGGATGACCTCGTTCTGAACGACCGGGCCGGACAACGGGTCATCGTCCGGGCCATCGAGGGTTTGGGGTTGTCGGACCAAGTGCGGATTTACAACAATTCGATCGACCACTTCGGCGGACACACCTTTGGCTGCCACGAAAACTACTTTGTGGAGATGTCGGAATCTTTCTTTGCCGAGGACGTCAACGCCTTGTTCGCTTTTTTGGTGACCCGGCAACTTTTTGCCGGTGTGGGCCGGGTAGGGGGGCATGTGCTGATTGAAGGAGGAGAGCCGAGCACCCGGCAACTCAACCAAAACCCGATCGATTACATCTGGGTGTCCCAGATCTACCATGCCTATCCGGACGACGAAGTCAACTTCCAGCTATCCCAGAGGGCCGACCACATTTTGCGGACGGTGGCCAGCCGAGTCCGGTTCAACCGCGCCTTGATCAACCCAAAATGGGAGCATTTTTATGCCCATGGCGGCATGAACCGTTTGCACCTATTGTTCGGCGAAGCCAACCAGAGCACCTACGCCTACAAGCTTAAGGTCGGGACGACGAGCCTTGTTTTGCAATTGTTGGAAGACGGCGAACTGATTGGCGAGCCCGAATTGCACCAGCCTTTGATCGCGCTAAGGGACATCTCCCGCGACGAGGACTACAAATGGCGGGTGACGACCGAGGACGGGGTGGAAACCTCTGCCCTCGACATCCAATACCGTCTGCTGGAGAAGGCCCAAGGTTATGCCGGAAACTCCAAAGACATCGACTGGATACTGCGGGAATGGTCGGCTGTCCTGGATGCGCTCAAGTCGGATCCCATGTCCCTGGGTGACCGGTTGGACTGGGTGGCCAAAAAACAGATGGTCGAATCGTTCATCGCTGACGGCGGGGCAGAATGGGGGGCCGATGTCCTCCACAGCCTGGACCTGGAGTACCACAACATCAATCCCAGCCAATCGCTTTTTTATGCCTTGCCTGATGACTTGCCGTTGCGGCAACTGGATGAGGTGGCGACCATCGAAGCGATGACCGAGCCGCCCAAAGACACGCGGGCTTGCGGCCGGGGAAAGCTTGTGGCCAAGGCCGTCGAACGCGGACTGGGGTCACCCTACCTGTTCGATTGGAGCAGTGCCGTGTTGGGCCGCAACGAGTTTTATGAGATGCCCGATCCGTTCCACCCTTATGCCGAAGTGGGCCAAGGGTGGATCGTCGATGGCAGCCGGTGA
- a CDS encoding DUF255 domain-containing protein: protein MRAFKRLFSALVLTVAAVSAFAAQTPAESTVESGKVTWTAKLKDADTRVGETTQILVTGKLPAGWHTYGPQIDKGDFIKTSIKSDLDGNVAEPAGDPLFPAAHIVFDEGFQIPVAVYSGEFTIAVPVRIIAAPEGSTQIQVQARAQACDDSGCDSPKNAILGIDFTAAAGEPRPDRIQPDLAAPDQPAGYAAPPDAESTANASVLEAALAGKAPGAESQTTGTPVTPSGTQEPAADDATSKGIAEAKAQGLLPFFLFSFAAGLLALLTPCVWPMIPITVSYFTKKAEEGPGAVVKYAVAYCLGIMVTFVGLGLIVTSIAGATGVQRIAASPVANGFLALLFIALALNLFGVFEIQVPAKFVNQIQGKTKVAGLAAPILLGFVFSLTTFTCTVPFVGTILVSSTTGDMLYPVVGMLGFSLAFALPFFLLAMVPNALKKLPKSGTWLNSVKAYMGFLELAAAMKFVSNMDVIVNERLWLPFAGFGAIWITIFVVAALYLFGLVKMPHDDGSKVGTGRRLFGVFNVLVAVWLMAGFSNAQVLGPLIGFYPPTPSGWSEDLEGVKTRAAAEGKPIFINFTGKTCTNCRVMEYQKFPTEAYRKELAKFALAELYTDRETPADNANAEYREKLTKSSTNPTYAIIKPDGTLVGVYQGLAKSDKDFLDWMRANYTKALQ, encoded by the coding sequence ATGAGAGCTTTCAAACGATTGTTTTCCGCGCTGGTGCTGACCGTTGCCGCAGTCAGCGCATTTGCTGCGCAGACCCCGGCCGAAAGCACAGTCGAGTCCGGGAAAGTCACCTGGACCGCCAAGCTGAAGGACGCCGACACCAGGGTTGGGGAGACCACCCAGATCCTCGTGACCGGGAAACTGCCGGCAGGCTGGCACACGTATGGCCCCCAAATCGACAAAGGCGATTTTATCAAAACTAGCATCAAATCGGATCTGGATGGCAACGTCGCCGAACCGGCCGGCGACCCGTTGTTCCCGGCGGCGCACATCGTCTTCGACGAAGGATTCCAAATCCCGGTCGCCGTTTACAGCGGCGAATTTACGATTGCCGTCCCGGTTCGAATCATCGCAGCCCCAGAGGGCTCAACCCAAATCCAAGTGCAAGCTCGAGCGCAGGCTTGCGACGACAGCGGGTGCGATTCCCCTAAAAATGCCATTTTGGGGATTGATTTCACCGCCGCCGCGGGCGAACCAAGGCCCGATCGGATCCAGCCCGACCTGGCCGCGCCGGACCAGCCGGCTGGATACGCCGCACCCCCCGATGCGGAAAGCACCGCCAACGCATCCGTCCTTGAAGCAGCCCTGGCCGGCAAGGCTCCGGGGGCCGAGAGTCAAACGACCGGAACTCCCGTTACACCTTCCGGCACCCAAGAACCGGCCGCTGACGACGCCACGTCCAAGGGGATCGCCGAAGCCAAGGCTCAGGGGCTTCTTCCATTCTTCTTGTTTAGCTTTGCGGCGGGCTTACTCGCTCTCCTCACTCCGTGCGTCTGGCCCATGATCCCGATTACGGTCAGCTATTTCACAAAAAAGGCCGAAGAAGGGCCAGGAGCGGTTGTGAAATATGCCGTTGCCTATTGCCTGGGCATCATGGTCACATTTGTCGGCCTTGGCCTGATCGTGACCTCCATTGCCGGGGCGACCGGAGTCCAAAGGATTGCAGCGAGCCCGGTTGCCAACGGGTTCCTCGCCCTCCTGTTCATCGCTCTCGCGCTCAATCTCTTCGGGGTGTTCGAGATTCAGGTTCCGGCAAAGTTCGTCAACCAGATCCAAGGCAAAACCAAGGTTGCCGGGTTGGCGGCGCCAATCCTCCTCGGGTTCGTTTTCAGCTTGACCACCTTCACTTGCACTGTGCCCTTCGTCGGGACGATCCTCGTCAGTTCCACGACCGGCGACATGCTCTATCCGGTCGTCGGGATGCTCGGGTTCAGTCTGGCCTTTGCCCTGCCGTTCTTTTTACTGGCCATGGTGCCGAATGCGTTGAAGAAACTCCCGAAGTCCGGGACGTGGCTCAACTCAGTCAAAGCCTACATGGGATTTTTGGAGCTCGCCGCCGCGATGAAGTTCGTCTCCAACATGGACGTCATTGTCAACGAACGGCTCTGGCTGCCTTTTGCCGGGTTCGGGGCAATCTGGATCACGATCTTCGTGGTTGCCGCGCTCTACCTGTTCGGCCTCGTCAAAATGCCCCACGACGACGGATCCAAGGTCGGCACCGGGCGGCGTTTGTTCGGGGTATTCAACGTTTTGGTCGCGGTTTGGCTGATGGCCGGATTCTCAAATGCCCAAGTGCTCGGCCCGCTGATCGGCTTCTATCCGCCCACTCCATCAGGTTGGAGCGAAGACCTAGAAGGAGTCAAAACAAGGGCGGCCGCCGAAGGAAAGCCGATCTTCATCAACTTCACGGGCAAGACATGCACCAATTGCCGCGTGATGGAATACCAAAAGTTCCCCACCGAGGCGTACCGCAAGGAACTCGCCAAGTTCGCCCTTGCCGAACTCTACACGGACCGAGAAACCCCGGCCGACAATGCAAACGCCGAATACCGGGAGAAATTGACCAAGTCGTCGACCAACCCCACCTATGCCATCATCAAGCCGGATGGGACGCTGGTGGGCGTCTACCAGGGCCTCGCAAAATCGGACAAGGACTTCCTTGACTGGATGAGGGCAAACTACACAAAGGCGCTTCAGTGA
- a CDS encoding class II aldolase/adducin family protein, which produces MNELQLRAAVCEVGRRLWQRNLIGGAEGNLSCRLSPRQILITPSGVSKGHLKPNDLLVIDLKGVLAKGDGKVSSEYRLHTAIYAHRPDCQAVVHAHPPVATGYALAGEDIPDNLLPESAIVLGSVATVPFAMPGTEEVADSLAPLVEDHKTFLLSNHGAAAMGSDIYDAGYRMETLERVATVILHARMLGGVRPLPDKAFDHLLETSLNGSLN; this is translated from the coding sequence ATGAACGAACTTCAACTCCGGGCCGCGGTCTGCGAAGTCGGGCGGCGCCTGTGGCAACGGAACTTGATCGGGGGGGCCGAAGGTAACCTCAGCTGCCGCCTCAGCCCCCGGCAGATCCTGATCACCCCTTCTGGAGTCAGCAAGGGCCACCTCAAACCTAACGACCTCTTGGTGATCGACCTAAAGGGTGTCTTGGCCAAAGGCGACGGCAAAGTCAGCAGCGAATACCGTCTGCACACCGCCATTTATGCCCATCGGCCGGATTGCCAGGCCGTGGTTCACGCCCACCCGCCCGTCGCAACCGGTTACGCCTTGGCCGGAGAAGATATTCCGGACAACCTCTTGCCCGAAAGCGCCATCGTCCTGGGCAGCGTCGCTACCGTCCCCTTTGCCATGCCGGGAACAGAAGAAGTGGCTGATTCGCTGGCACCTTTGGTAGAAGACCACAAGACTTTCCTGCTTTCCAACCACGGGGCCGCCGCGATGGGCTCCGACATCTACGATGCCGGATACCGGATGGAAACTTTGGAGCGTGTAGCGACCGTGATCCTCCATGCCCGCATGCTCGGCGGCGTCCGGCCCCTCCCGGACAAGGCGTTTGACCACCTCTTGGAAACATCTCTCAACGGGAGCCTGAATTGA
- the hrcA gene encoding heat-inducible transcription repressor HrcA has protein sequence MGELSERKGLIIRAIILEYVAGAEPVSSDLLASKYDLGVRSATIRNELAEITDLGYLDQPHTSAGRIPSDRGYRYFVDNLMPAGRTEQSEKRTLREATRDEDTLRDLVQETTKALSRMTKLMSAAVTVRDAQVKVRNAVVTALGPDRALFVLVLENGHTENRILDCPAGLTLEQIGQVNEALDRSAAGLTLGEAAKFKAPAVREPVAQALANSAAAAVKSSARELTRGYLFVEGEEYVLGQPEFQREPEALRQIIDSLSNEDALREEVAAMPEPGQSVTIGRENHVEPHYPLTFIRQTFRVGGQDAGIISIIGPRRMDYPRNMSLLDYTADSISDVLTRLFGK, from the coding sequence ATGGGTGAACTGAGCGAACGCAAAGGGCTCATTATCCGCGCGATCATCTTGGAATATGTCGCGGGGGCGGAACCCGTTTCCAGCGACCTCCTGGCCTCCAAATACGACTTGGGAGTCCGCAGTGCCACGATCCGCAACGAATTGGCGGAAATCACCGACCTTGGTTACCTGGATCAGCCGCACACCTCTGCAGGCCGGATCCCCAGCGACCGGGGGTACCGCTACTTTGTGGATAACCTTATGCCGGCCGGGCGAACCGAGCAGTCGGAAAAGCGCACACTCCGGGAAGCCACTCGGGATGAAGACACGCTCCGCGACCTCGTCCAAGAAACTACAAAGGCCCTAAGCCGCATGACCAAACTGATGTCCGCCGCCGTCACGGTGCGAGACGCCCAGGTCAAAGTCCGCAACGCCGTTGTCACCGCCCTCGGCCCCGACCGAGCGCTTTTTGTTTTGGTCTTGGAAAACGGACACACCGAAAACCGGATCCTCGACTGCCCCGCTGGACTCACCCTGGAACAAATCGGGCAAGTCAACGAGGCCTTGGATCGCTCGGCCGCCGGGCTCACGTTAGGGGAAGCCGCCAAATTCAAAGCGCCCGCTGTCCGGGAACCGGTCGCCCAGGCATTGGCCAACTCTGCGGCCGCGGCGGTCAAATCTTCGGCCCGGGAGCTCACCCGCGGGTACCTCTTCGTAGAAGGTGAGGAATACGTGCTTGGCCAACCGGAATTCCAGCGAGAACCTGAAGCGTTGCGCCAAATCATCGATTCATTGTCCAACGAGGACGCTTTGCGAGAAGAAGTCGCCGCCATGCCGGAACCCGGGCAATCGGTGACAATCGGCCGTGAAAACCACGTGGAACCCCACTACCCGCTGACCTTTATTCGGCAGACCTTTCGCGTTGGCGGCCAGGATGCCGGCATCATCTCGATCATCGGCCCGCGCCGCATGGACTACCCGCGCAACATGAGCCTGTTGGATTACACCGCCGATTCGATCAGCGATGTGTTGACCAGGCTTTTTGGCAAGTAG
- the leuB gene encoding 3-isopropylmalate dehydrogenase — MPFKVAVLPGDGIGPEVTAEAIKVLRATGIDLEFEEALFGGAAYDDCGDPLPAATLELCRASDAVLMGAVGGPKWDTVEPITKRPEIGGLLPLRRELNLYANLRPAKTLAPLIHASPLKEGRSMMDLLVVRELTGGIYFGEPRGRRDGGDTAFDTCVYSRHEVERIAIRGFETAMQRRKNLVSVDKSNVLETSRLWREVVTEVATGYPQVSLSFMLIDNCAMQLVRDPGQFDVILTENMFGDILSDEASMITGSLGLLPSASLSDPKGEIVFGLYEPVHGSAPDIAGQSRANPLAAILSAAMLVQYSLRDDETAKRIETAVESALNEKIRTADIFEKGCELVSTAEMGDAVVKNLG, encoded by the coding sequence ATGCCATTCAAAGTCGCGGTGTTGCCGGGCGATGGGATCGGCCCCGAGGTCACCGCGGAAGCCATCAAAGTGCTCCGGGCGACCGGGATTGACCTAGAGTTTGAAGAAGCCCTGTTTGGAGGGGCGGCCTACGACGATTGCGGCGATCCGCTGCCGGCCGCCACGCTCGAACTCTGCCGGGCCAGTGACGCCGTCCTGATGGGCGCGGTGGGCGGTCCCAAGTGGGATACCGTCGAACCCATCACGAAAAGACCGGAGATCGGGGGGCTCTTGCCCCTTAGGCGGGAACTGAACCTTTATGCCAACCTCCGGCCGGCCAAAACGTTAGCCCCGCTCATCCACGCTAGCCCGCTTAAAGAAGGCCGCAGCATGATGGATCTGCTGGTCGTGCGGGAACTGACCGGCGGCATCTATTTTGGTGAGCCGCGCGGCCGTCGCGACGGGGGGGATACCGCGTTTGACACCTGCGTCTACTCCCGCCACGAAGTAGAAAGGATCGCTATCCGGGGTTTTGAAACCGCCATGCAGCGGCGCAAAAACCTGGTGAGCGTCGACAAAAGCAACGTGCTTGAAACAAGTCGGCTTTGGAGGGAGGTTGTGACAGAAGTCGCCACTGGATACCCCCAAGTTTCGCTGTCATTCATGCTCATCGACAACTGCGCGATGCAACTTGTGCGCGACCCCGGCCAGTTCGACGTAATCCTCACCGAAAATATGTTCGGCGACATCTTGAGCGATGAGGCCTCCATGATCACCGGCTCACTGGGATTGCTCCCTAGCGCTTCTCTCAGCGACCCTAAAGGCGAGATCGTATTCGGGCTTTATGAACCAGTCCATGGTTCGGCACCAGATATTGCCGGACAAAGCCGGGCAAACCCCTTGGCGGCCATCTTGAGTGCGGCCATGCTTGTGCAATATTCGCTACGCGACGACGAAACCGCCAAAAGAATCGAAACGGCCGTCGAATCGGCCCTTAACGAAAAAATCAGGACCGCCGACATTTTTGAAAAAGGGTGCGAACTTGTTTCCACCGCGGAAATGGGCGACGCCGTGGTCAAAAACCTCGGCTGA
- the hisS gene encoding histidine--tRNA ligase, giving the protein MKFQAPRGTNDIIPGPFQKEPIFETHRWQYVEGEFLGTAWLYGYQEIRTPMFEEVELFIRSSGEASDIVSKEMYDFHDKGQRHVALKPEGTAPVMRAFLEHGLGNSGGPVRLCYINHSFRYGRPGKGRYRQLHQLGLEIVGSDSPLADAEIITASHDFFSRIGLGSVRVMLNCIGDFEARLNYGKIILDHVAPLLEGMDPAQAERLRKNPVRLLDTKDEALKSALQGLPPITDSVGAESREKFLAVQSELQSAGVPFAVDPGIVRGLDYYNDTVFEFVDDALPGLSLCGGGRYDSLLSQIGGKPTPSAGVGIGLERLLLALQQKEVEIPVPAPEVFVVAATEAAQPAARDLARELRAVDIAALLDIDGRNIKQQMKAADRSGSLFSLIIGDDEIKKGSVTVKVMETQEQFPVNRSEITQWLIDATQMEGDDE; this is encoded by the coding sequence ATGAAATTCCAGGCCCCGCGGGGAACCAACGACATCATTCCCGGGCCGTTCCAAAAAGAGCCGATCTTTGAGACCCACCGGTGGCAATACGTCGAAGGCGAGTTCCTCGGTACCGCCTGGCTCTATGGGTACCAAGAAATCCGCACGCCGATGTTCGAGGAAGTTGAACTGTTCATTCGGTCGAGCGGCGAGGCAAGCGACATCGTCAGCAAGGAGATGTACGACTTCCACGACAAAGGGCAGCGGCACGTCGCACTCAAACCCGAAGGCACCGCCCCTGTCATGAGGGCCTTTTTGGAACATGGGCTCGGGAACTCCGGCGGTCCCGTCCGGCTCTGCTACATCAACCACAGCTTTCGCTACGGACGGCCCGGCAAGGGACGGTATCGGCAACTCCACCAACTGGGGCTTGAAATCGTCGGGTCGGATTCCCCGTTGGCCGACGCCGAGATCATCACGGCCTCACATGACTTTTTCTCCCGCATCGGTTTGGGATCCGTCCGGGTGATGCTCAATTGCATTGGCGATTTCGAAGCTCGGTTGAATTACGGGAAAATCATCTTGGATCATGTCGCCCCATTGCTGGAAGGCATGGATCCGGCGCAAGCCGAAAGGCTCCGGAAAAACCCCGTCCGGCTCCTCGATACCAAAGACGAGGCCCTGAAGTCGGCCCTGCAAGGACTGCCGCCGATCACTGATTCCGTGGGTGCCGAGAGCCGGGAGAAATTCCTCGCCGTCCAATCTGAATTGCAAAGCGCAGGCGTCCCGTTCGCGGTCGATCCCGGCATCGTCCGGGGACTGGACTATTACAACGACACGGTCTTTGAGTTCGTCGATGATGCGTTGCCTGGTCTCTCGCTTTGTGGTGGCGGGCGATACGATTCGCTCCTTTCCCAAATCGGCGGAAAGCCCACTCCCAGCGCGGGAGTGGGGATCGGACTGGAACGGCTTTTGCTCGCGCTCCAACAAAAGGAAGTCGAAATCCCGGTGCCGGCGCCCGAAGTGTTCGTCGTTGCCGCCACCGAAGCTGCCCAACCGGCTGCCCGTGACCTCGCCCGCGAACTCCGCGCCGTCGATATCGCCGCACTTTTGGATATCGATGGCCGGAACATCAAGCAGCAGATGAAAGCAGCCGACCGGTCGGGATCGCTCTTCAGCCTCATCATCGGTGACGATGAGATCAAAAAGGGCTCTGTGACCGTCAAAGTCATGGAAACCCAGGAGCAGTTTCCGGTCAACCGTTCGGAGATCACCCAATGGTTGATCGATGCCACTCAAATGGAAGGTGATGACGAGTGA
- the kdsA gene encoding 3-deoxy-8-phosphooctulonate synthase produces MNPAAKPFSAGSVTVGGGTLVLIAGPCLAESRGLCEEVAGSLKETCFSLGIPYIFKASFDKANRTSSDSTRGAGIESGLEILSHIKRTFDLPVTTDVHDAFQPGIVAEVADLLQVPAFLCRQTDILQACAATGKPVNVKKGQFLAPWDTKNIVEKLTSFQAGGIMLTDRGTSFGYNTLVVDMPGLEIMRGFGTPVCFDATHSAQRPGGAGTSTGGNRDSIPAMARAAVSVGIDALFLEVHPDPENAASDAATQWPLDRAATLLEQLAALDRVRRSFN; encoded by the coding sequence GTGAATCCAGCCGCAAAACCATTTTCCGCCGGATCCGTCACGGTTGGGGGCGGAACCCTTGTCTTGATCGCCGGGCCATGCCTTGCCGAATCTCGGGGGCTTTGCGAAGAAGTCGCTGGCTCCCTCAAGGAGACTTGCTTTAGCCTCGGCATCCCCTATATTTTCAAAGCAAGTTTCGACAAGGCAAACCGCACATCGTCCGACTCCACCCGGGGGGCGGGGATTGAATCGGGGTTGGAAATCCTATCCCATATTAAACGCACGTTCGACCTCCCGGTGACCACCGATGTCCACGATGCGTTCCAACCCGGGATCGTGGCCGAGGTTGCCGACCTGCTCCAGGTTCCGGCATTCCTTTGCCGGCAAACCGACATCCTGCAGGCCTGTGCCGCCACCGGAAAACCCGTCAACGTGAAAAAGGGGCAGTTCCTGGCCCCCTGGGATACCAAGAACATCGTTGAAAAACTTACGTCCTTCCAAGCCGGAGGCATCATGCTCACCGACCGGGGGACGAGCTTTGGCTACAACACGCTCGTCGTCGATATGCCCGGACTTGAGATCATGCGGGGCTTTGGAACCCCGGTTTGTTTTGATGCCACCCATTCCGCCCAAAGGCCAGGAGGGGCAGGGACAAGCACCGGTGGAAACCGGGATTCCATCCCGGCTATGGCCCGGGCCGCCGTTTCCGTCGGGATCGATGCCCTGTTCCTGGAGGTTCACCCCGACCCCGAAAACGCGGCCAGCGATGCTGCTACGCAATGGCCGCTGGACCGGGCCGCAACGCTCTTGGAACAGCTGGCTGCACTCGACCGCGTCCGGCGCTCATTCAATTAG
- a CDS encoding beta-lactamase family protein: MSTEIESLLSRYIAERSFPGAAYCFGNAKTLQMGWVGQQTYAAESPAVSEGTWWDLASVTKVMSTTMAAICAVRQELFRLDDPVELYLPETKVGTGTVRNLLLHNCGFKAYDSMAGKVSDASEAKTRILTAVPAAKPGEQTTYSCLGFVNLMAVIERSSGTNLGAFIQDNFYGPLGIQATYRPSPALVPHCAPTEATPAWRKQIARNRGEEWTVGEFIQGSVHDPIAYILGGLSGNAGLFAPIGGVAKFGQALAANHEIFGGLLESWVKRQGQSTRALGFDTKSSDGSSAGSRFGPNSYGHTGYTGTCIWVDPDAKIFAALLTNRVHPDDTDSKIAQARPAFFDLAFDAAMSLGH; the protein is encoded by the coding sequence ATGTCGACCGAGATCGAATCCCTGCTTTCGCGCTACATCGCCGAAAGGTCGTTCCCGGGCGCGGCCTATTGCTTTGGCAATGCCAAGACACTCCAGATGGGGTGGGTTGGCCAGCAAACCTATGCCGCTGAATCACCAGCGGTCTCTGAAGGCACCTGGTGGGATCTTGCCAGTGTAACAAAGGTGATGTCCACAACCATGGCGGCAATTTGTGCCGTCCGGCAAGAGTTGTTCCGGCTGGATGACCCGGTGGAGCTGTACCTCCCCGAGACCAAAGTGGGGACGGGTACGGTGAGGAACCTGTTGCTCCACAATTGCGGATTCAAAGCTTATGATTCGATGGCAGGGAAGGTCAGCGATGCAAGCGAGGCCAAGACCCGGATTTTGACCGCGGTTCCCGCTGCGAAGCCAGGGGAGCAGACGACTTATTCGTGCCTTGGATTTGTCAACTTGATGGCGGTGATTGAACGGTCTAGCGGGACGAATCTGGGAGCCTTTATTCAGGACAATTTTTATGGTCCGCTCGGGATTCAGGCAACATACCGGCCCTCCCCGGCCTTGGTTCCGCATTGCGCGCCGACGGAAGCCACCCCGGCTTGGCGCAAACAGATCGCCCGTAACCGGGGTGAGGAGTGGACAGTGGGCGAATTTATCCAGGGTTCCGTCCACGACCCCATAGCCTACATTCTTGGAGGCCTAAGCGGGAATGCCGGGCTGTTTGCCCCTATCGGGGGTGTCGCCAAATTCGGCCAGGCCCTTGCGGCAAACCACGAAATTTTTGGCGGGCTTTTGGAAAGTTGGGTCAAACGCCAAGGGCAATCCACTCGGGCGCTGGGATTCGACACCAAGTCCTCCGACGGGTCTAGTGCTGGCTCCCGGTTTGGGCCGAACAGCTATGGGCACACCGGATACACCGGGACATGCATCTGGGTCGACCCAGATGCCAAGATCTTCGCCGCATTGTTGACAAACCGAGTCCACCCCGATGACACCGATTCGAAAATCGCCCAAGCGCGCCCCGCATTCTTTGACCTCGCCTTTGACGCGGCGATGTCCCTTGGGCATTGA
- a CDS encoding VanW family protein, with protein MIRYLAAGAFLAAMGAAFYSQGHQEPSQLVASYVTPLDGRSSAQRHNAELCAKKLDGTLIPAGGEFSFNKTVGPWSRDQGFRRAPVSYGGQLIDAWGGGVCQTSTTLYNAALLAGFRVVSRHPHTYAPGYVSPGRDAAVAYPNIDLRFVNRLPVAVVMHVRVVGDQLRAELWAKTGQRAKVEVWQRPVESIEPRTIRLSPEPRTWVRNPGKTGHIVETWRSVDGVVERLSTDSYPVMDRVLDGASHR; from the coding sequence GTGATCCGCTACCTGGCGGCGGGGGCGTTTTTGGCGGCTATGGGGGCCGCGTTTTACAGCCAGGGGCACCAAGAGCCTTCCCAATTGGTGGCGAGTTACGTGACGCCGCTGGATGGCCGGTCGAGTGCCCAACGGCACAACGCAGAACTTTGCGCCAAAAAGCTGGATGGGACACTCATTCCCGCCGGAGGCGAGTTCAGTTTCAACAAGACCGTCGGACCGTGGAGCCGCGACCAGGGTTTTCGCCGGGCACCGGTGAGCTATGGAGGGCAACTAATCGATGCCTGGGGGGGAGGGGTGTGCCAGACAAGCACCACCCTTTACAACGCCGCCTTGTTGGCCGGGTTCCGGGTTGTGTCCCGCCATCCGCACACTTATGCCCCGGGTTACGTCTCGCCGGGCCGGGATGCGGCGGTTGCCTATCCCAATATCGACTTGCGGTTCGTCAACCGGCTGCCCGTGGCGGTGGTCATGCATGTGCGGGTGGTCGGCGACCAATTGCGCGCGGAGCTTTGGGCCAAAACCGGCCAGCGCGCCAAAGTCGAAGTTTGGCAACGGCCGGTCGAATCCATTGAACCCCGGACGATCCGACTGAGCCCAGAACCCCGAACGTGGGTGCGCAACCCCGGGAAAACCGGGCACATCGTCGAAACCTGGCGTTCGGTGGATGGCGTTGTGGAGCGTTTGAGCACCGATAGCTACCCGGTGATGGATCGGGTGCTCGATGGTGCCAGCCATCGGTAA